A window of Xenopus laevis strain J_2021 chromosome 1L, Xenopus_laevis_v10.1, whole genome shotgun sequence genomic DNA:
tgcttaactcctggttactttttaaacaatgttgcaaaagtcttagttccccagcaaagacagatctgttaatcagctgccttgtcttacattgtatcaacagtccgagccaccagggcagaaaatagaaagggacaaacaaacactgctttcaatagcaaataccatatacaaataacttaaaaacaatagaacaattttaatgaatacatattgcaaaatgaaatagaattatgttttttattaggcatacattttttgttgggttgacattccctttaattatgTTGTGTTGTATGTTGTTGGCTGCATAggtttttgtgcttttatatacaatttatcaTGACATCTGATGTTAAATTTAGCATTTGCATGGTTGTTGCAAGGCCACTGTGGATTTCACTGTTTCACAGGGAAGATTATGTGCAGTGGAAAGGCAGTGTTCATAATTTTAGTGCTCATCATTTAGCTTTGCTTGCATAATTCATAGTTCAAGCTTATGCATATAGCTATATAATtttgtttactataaaattcaaattttaagtgaaaaaaaacctcaaatttttcggtatttattataccctgatgatggaaaaagtcagaattccgaaaatccggcatctcagacctgccgaggttgcatataagttaatgcaAGAAGTCCCAAGATATCTTTTTcagtgctgggtttcgtgcaataatctgaagagtttgtggtttttggggaaaaagtttttgcgtggaaaatcagaaaaattcatacaatccaaatttttcgtgttttttttctagcacaggaaattttcaggaaaatgtattgataaataaggggaaaaaacccatgcagatttggtcggagtagtttttagaaaattatgagataaatttggattttgagaaATAAGGCCCCCCATCTATGTCCTTTTCATTAAAGGATATTTAGCTATAGTCAAAGTAGTTTCAGACTGTCAGAAATATTTAAAACACCTTGTGTCTGTAGTCATTTACCAgtagtttgttttttaatgttcttCAAGGTCCAGGCCGTATGGAGTTTAGATCCTGTTGACTCTACTTTCAGTGATAAATCAACAATACAAAGATTTGTGTGCTTTTGCCGACTGTGGATACAACATGACTTTTATGCAGTACATTTATCTGGACTGGTTAAACTGGTCTCTTTGCCAAGCGCGCTCTGATCCTTTCTTACAGCAAACTTTGACAGCTGTTAAGAAATAAGCTCCCTCAGGACAGGGGATTAATGTATGTAACTTGCATCCTCAAAGGGGTGTTGCAGACAGACGAAAGGGATTTATGTAAACTGAGAACACCCTGTGGCAGAGGCTTCTGGCATATAATGAGGTCTGTGGGGTTTTTATGCTTGTTTTTTTGCCCCTGAAGCTACAGTTTTTCTTTCCTCACCTTCAGTTCCCCTTTTACTCACAGGCTGTCGCAGACCCCTTTTCATTTGTTAATGTATGCGTCACGTAAGGCTCATATTCACAGTTTTCCCTCTGGGGACATGATGTAACAATGTGAAAAAGCAGAGTATACATAGAGTTCTCCTTTTCTCCTCAGTGATTCTCCATCTACAATTTCCAGCTCACCACAGGAAAGATAGTTTGAAAATCTTCCTGAAAGCATTGTTTTTGGATTACCTCTACCTACAATTGATTTTGTGATTGTTTAGTAGATCTTTTGTTTGGTTACTTTAGCTCCTTATTACTGCTTAGGAATGGCAAGTGTGGGTCCAGCTCCTTCTGCATCTGCAGAGAATTCAGGCCCTGGTGGAGCAAGTGGCAGTACCAATGGAGAGACCAGCAGTCAAGATAGCACATTTGAGTGCAACATATGCCTGGACACCGCAAAAGATGCAGTGATTAGCTTATGTGGCCACCTTTTTTGGTAAGTAGGGTGAGGGAAAGCATAAATTAAGTTAAATATTACTGGTGAAAGTTGGGCGTAAGAATGCAAACTAAAATTTTTTTGGAGGCTGGGTACATATTAGTTTGCTGCAAGTATTAACCTGTTCAGAAAGAGGCAAATGCATCATTATGTATGATTAAAAAGGACAAGCAGAGGCAGTGTAATTTGCTGTGGATTGCCCTCTATTTATCTCAGTCCCTTACTGATCATGTCAGCATGCAGTCCTATTTACATAATCAAGCTTCAGATAATAATGCAAGCTAGCACTCTAGTACAGTGTGCAGCCACATATACAGACCATGAAATATAGAGGCCAGTAACATTGGAACATGCACAGAAACATTATAGGCTTTGATGGGAAGCACATGCATATTGCCAGTGTTGTCAGTTACAGGAGCAATAGCTTGCAAGGGAAAGAAGTACAGGATGATATAATAAGTAAGGGACTAACATGGGTACTCTACTGAAAACAAACTCTGCCTTTCATAGTCCTATTCTATAATGTAGTGTTATATTTTAGAGGTATGCTAATAGATCGTAATATacactgttttgtttgttttaaatgtgCAAGAAAATCAAATGTCTTATCTCTTTTCTTTTTCATGCCCAGTTGGCCATGTTTGCATCAGGTaagcttgtttgttttttataaaaaaaaaaaaaaaaaaagtttttatcattttataaaatgacagAAAGAAAAAGGGACAGGACTAGGACTAATGTTTATTACTGTTGATTGCAACCTATGTATAAAACAGATTTACCTTTTTTAATGTTGCCAGAGGTTTGGGATAGCAGTCGATGCCTGTTTGTAGTTTGGTGTTTTGGCTATAGGTTGCATTTTCTCTTCTGTATAACAGGAGTAGAAAAAGTATACacttataggatctattatccagaatgcttggcacatAGGGTTTTCAGAATATGGGATCTTgctgttatttggatcaccatatgtCTCCTAAAATTCATGTATACATCCATACACTTGCATGGATTTTTGCAGATTAGTTgagatcacgtacaaggtactattgttgttgtttttttcacagagaaaaaggaaattatttttaagagttagaattatttgcttaaaatggactctatggggtttgccttcctgtaatttggagctttctgggtaacaggtttttgGTCGTATACCTAATATTTACTGCAGACAGAATATTAGAAATGTTTAGGCCTGTATTTCATGATAGGCGTTTCTCATTCTCAGTGGCTGGAAACTCGACCAAACCGTCAGGTGTGCCCAGTCTGCAAAGCTGGAATCAGCCGTGAGAAAGTCATACCCCTCTACGGAAGAGGGAGCACTGGGCAGGAGGACCCCAGGTAAGGATTTGACCAAgcattgtttttttgtggctaTGGGAAATGTGCCACAGTGACTGCTTTTCAGAAGTCATAGAGCCAAAACTCAAAACTAGTTGCTGGGTTTAACACACATAAGTATTGTATAGTACAATGTACACTGGTTGAAATTTGACTAAATGATGCTAAATTTAATTTCCACAGAGAGAAAACCCCTCCACGTCCTCAAGGGCAGAGACCAGAACCAGAAAACAGGGTAAGTACTGATGAAAATGGAGGTAATCATGAAGTGTCTGTATGAGTCACATGATGAAATTCTTGCCTTTAATCGGTAATTCTGCACTGCCTCACGGGTATAGTTGGTTATCATATAATGAGCTACCCAAGGGATAAACTAATTAACACTAACAAGCTGAACTAGTACACACAGTGCTTCCTGTCTTAGATTTTAGCAGTTAGGCTTTCCCCTATAAAGACCTGAACAGGAATAAGACAGTTTTACctgtaattttaaaatttttcttaGTTGTCCATATTAGTACAGGCACACTCATACAGCAAACTAAACACATAgcatgcagcaaatcacttcTCAAACTTGCTGCATTGCAGTGAAGCCACAAGAGGTACAATAGATATTTTGTGCAACTGCTAGAAGATGTTACATGATGTCTTCTGTTCATTTTGGACTGTCCTAAACCACAAGACCAGCAGTAGGAGGAGCTCACTCTCATACAGCATTGACTGATTTTTGATAATAGTATTTATCTACACAAAACTAAGGGCAATGATACATGAGGAGATTTGTTGCAAGCATTACAAAATCATTACCACGGCACAATTCTTCCTGAAATTGACTTGCCTTTCACTTACCTTGTAATCacagagttaaaattgcaaaaacaaacacaacttGCAAGaataaaggaaaagcaaaccctccgatttttttcctttgccgatctttttcacagttcctccactgggTCACCAAATCAAGATACAATATAGATCAGctccacaggctatggaaaaaaaccagacctagtgcaatattgttaatattcagtgcagtcaccaaagtgttacagcactaatctgtgtgttccttgaaccatagaaagtctatgcacagatttttcttgtgtgttctAAAGTGCTGTAGTGATTTCTACAAAGTCAAAATTAAAGTGAGGCActatggtgttttcttcaatcaataaaactcagcatgtggcttctccactctctggtggaATTGGCAGTTTACAaaattcctgatttcaaaacagcatatcaatatcaactccagggtattcatttttataaatcacaCTTCTGAGCAATCTGAAagcaatacaaagagatgggttctgccggcgtcactatagcactttagaacacacaagaaaaatctgtgcatagactttctatggttcaagacacacagattagtgttaaaaaacattggtgactgCATTGAATATTAACACTATTGCACTGGGTTCTGTTAATTGTATTTGGAAAAGCAATGAAGATAAGGGCAATGACATGTGGTGCTTTTTTTGCCTGTTatttttttgtggctacaaaacccagaaaataccctgccatagacaatactgagaattgtctgcTAAAACACTCATAATGTGTAATTGTATTGCCCTTGTGAAGAAGATTAAAAAATGGTTTGGGTAGAGAAGAGTCGAGAACACTGGAAATTGGTAGGAGGGGTACAAATTGTAGCTGGGGAGAATAGGAGGTGAAAGTGGAGAGAAAAGTATAAACGGAAGTAGGAGAGAAAAGTATAAACAGAAGTAGAGAAAATGGGGTCTGAGGTGCAAGAAGCACAAGGGTAAAATAAGGAGGAGGAGAAGGGGTAGAAGGTGAAAGGGCCAGAGAAATGTAAAGAAGtcagttttaaaaagtaaatgggAAATTAGGTAGGACTGAGCAGAATAGATGCAACACAGGTGAACAAGTAGGGTAGGAAAGCACATGAGAGGAGAGAAAAAGATGGATGAAAAAGAAGAGGAgaacaaaaaactgtttagagACCTATGCAGATGGTAAATAAGTATAATGCATAAATAAGTATGTCTACATGTTATGTTGGGTATGTCTGCGTAAATATTGAAAGAGGGCTGCTTGACCTaccagtatatatgtgtgtaagtaTTTCAGCCCCAATATTTGTAACTCATGTATATCTGTGGGAGTGGTATAAAAAAGGTGCCGGGACTGGCTTTTTATAGGGTGTTTTTTACTTTGTTGGTCGTCTTTCAAGCCTCTGAGTACAGCAATATACCACCttccttatttatgaaaatgggCAACACTGGTCTAGGGGATTGGTATGGTTATATATTTTAGAGAGTCTGAATTCATGTCCTTTTCACTCATGCAGGGTTTCCAGGGCTTCGGATTTGGTGATGGGGGGTTCCAGATGTCATTTGGTATTGGAGCATTCCCTTTTGGAATATTTGCCACAGCATTTAACATTAATGATGGCCGCCCTCCACCAGGTAACCGGACATCCTTTCTTTCTTACCTAAAGATGACCATATACACAAGTATATAAATGCTGGTTGTCACGGTGCCAAAAAAAGCTGATCTTTGGCTGATGCAGCTCTGTGTGGTTAGGGCCAGATGGGGCTGAAATCAGCAGGCTCTGGCGGAATCAATTCAAGAGTTCCAGACACGAATGAAGGAAAATTCTGCTTGGAGTAAGGGCCCATCTGGCCTTTGCCTGTGTCGcaaaacttcagacgacttctgaaatctgaagcgattcgtatgccatcctgcctgctggcggcaattcggggagattagtcacccgcagaagCAGAAATGTTgctggttgactaatctccctctCTGCAACCACCCTAAAGCTAGTGCCACACAGAGCTGTTTATACCTTTGTATTGTTGTATTGAAATCTGATGTGAGGCATACATGCTTATGCAGTGCAGTTGTATAAAGGAGCAGATGGGAGTAATCTGCATCaggatgactatgaagattttcattctgCATCAGGATTTAAGATAAATTTGTTCATTATGCAAAGTGCTCTTCAATAGACTGATAATTTGATTTACTACCTTCTACTCACACAGTCAACGTGAGAGAAAAGTAACACTgcttttaatttgtcttttccctgtttagtgcaagaaataaacaaatttatatgattaaaacaatagtcaAACCCCTATTCATGTAACTTGTGCCAAGCTAAAATGCAGTTACACTGCCACATAATAATGTTTAAGGCTAAAATCTGGTAGTATTTTAAGTAATGAGAATGTTTAGGATCTCAGACAGCTGTAACATAAACAAGACAGCTAGGCTAACAATTAAGCATGGTACTTGTACACTTATATAGGTACACACTTTTGTGTGTacctatatacacacaaaagTGATTAAAAACACAACATATCTGTAATGAACTGCAAAGTTTAACAGGTAGGAAATCCATTTGCTCTGATACTTTCTTTGTCTTAGTGGGTGTCTCTTGCACTTagtttttagtttgtttttttttttaataaaatcctaCATTTTTTATGACCTTTTCACTAACCGTTCCTCCCTTTGAATAGTTTTTGCTTTCCAACAATGTTTGGCTATGTTTACATCAGTCTCAACTTCATTTTCTTGACctgctgtttgtttttttccagcagtTCCTGGGACTCCACAATACGTGGATGAGCAGTTTCTCTCTCGTCTCTTCCTTTTCGTTGCCTTGGTTATTATGTTCTGGCTGCTAATTGCATGATGCTGGCTCAGTGTGATAAAGACTAGGTTTCACAGACTGCATCccttctcttaaaaaaaaatacaaatcggCCATCTTTATACCTTTGTCTTCAAAGTGCACCTTGCTCTGCAGTTTGTAATGGATGACAGTTGGCTGCACtacatataaaactatatataagagagaaataaATAGTATTATTGACTAGGGATGAGCTTT
This region includes:
- the rnf185.L gene encoding ring finger protein 185 L homeolog, which encodes MASVGPAPSASAENSGPGGASGSTNGETSSQDSTFECNICLDTAKDAVISLCGHLFCWPCLHQWLETRPNRQVCPVCKAGISREKVIPLYGRGSTGQEDPREKTPPRPQGQRPEPENRGFQGFGFGDGGFQMSFGIGAFPFGIFATAFNINDGRPPPAVPGTPQYVDEQFLSRLFLFVALVIMFWLLIA